GATTTACAGAAATGCGGATTTTCCGAAATAAAGCAGCCGGGTTCCACATGCAGATTGGTAAAATTGCACCGTCCGCCTCCGGATATAAAATTTTTTCCCCCGGCCGGCTGTTTCTTTCAAGAACCAGCACGCGGCGTCCCCGCCGGCCGGCAGTTCCGGCGCACATCAGGCCTGAAGCGCCTGCGCCGATGATAATGACATCAAAGTGGGTCAAACCGATT
This genomic interval from Desulfobacterales bacterium contains the following:
- a CDS encoding FAD-dependent oxidoreductase; the encoded protein is MTHFDVIIIGAGASGLMCAGTAGRRGRRVLVLERNSRPGEKILYPEADGAILPICMWNPAALFRKIRISVNPL